The Hymenobacter chitinivorans DSM 11115 genome window below encodes:
- a CDS encoding FdhF/YdeP family oxidoreductase has translation MDKSPAYDPSQAGKTEQQTAGNNVPKSGQRPDQGTAPTSDNWSTSPARQTLDDRIMEAPDTLGAKHRHPILAQPPEKFTGLKLTKPATVAAGIMAVLKSGAFAVDYEGPVRGTQALLKMNQKDGFDCSSCAWPDPDDHRSVAEFCENGAKATTSDAQSDPVGPEFFARHSLADLSRMTDRDLNNAGRLTHPMVLRPGATHYTPISWPEAFELVGQELNALPSPHEAIFYTSGKVPNEPAYLYQLFVRQFGTNNLPDCSNMCHESSGAALSNTTGLGKGSVTLNDIYDAAVIIIIGQNPGTNHPRMLTALQKAKRNGAKIISINPLHEAGLLHFKNPQDFMNPLKALGTLLGDGTPITDVYLQVRINSDQLVVRGLMKCLLEAEELNPGQVLDHHFIRDYTTGYAELVENLNNTSWADIEEASGLTRAQIQEAANVIGRHKRIITCWAMGLTQQKNGVYTIQEVVNLHFLKGAVGIPGAGLCPVRGHSNVQGDRTMGIWERPTATFLDSLAQEFNFEPPREYGFDVVEAVKALHDGRVKVFMGLGGNLLGACSDTEFVAEGMRKLRLSVHVTPKLNRGHLVNGEMALLLPCKTRIDIDMQKSGQQFMTCENSMGVVSMSKGVLEPISDQMLSEVAIVSGIALATLGEKSTVDWVGCTENYDLIRDYVARTIPGFEDFNTKVRHPGGFYLPNGPRERNFTTDNGKANFTCTPLEKHVLEPGQLVLMTIRSHDQFNTTVYDYNDRYRGIHGERRVIFLHPEDMAERGIREKGLVNITSHFEGQQRHAEKFIAVPYDIPRGNCAVYFPEGNVLVPIGSVAYRSNTPTSKFVIVTVAPVELPVGTQLPTGQQVAVPA, from the coding sequence ATGGATAAATCTCCCGCCTACGACCCCAGCCAGGCCGGCAAGACCGAGCAGCAAACCGCCGGCAACAACGTGCCCAAGAGCGGGCAGCGGCCCGACCAGGGCACCGCCCCCACCAGTGACAACTGGAGCACCTCGCCGGCGCGTCAAACCCTCGACGACCGGATAATGGAAGCCCCCGACACGCTCGGGGCCAAGCACCGGCACCCGATTCTGGCTCAGCCCCCGGAAAAATTTACCGGCCTCAAGCTCACCAAGCCGGCCACGGTAGCGGCGGGCATCATGGCCGTGCTCAAGTCGGGCGCCTTTGCCGTGGACTACGAAGGCCCCGTGCGCGGCACTCAGGCCCTGCTCAAGATGAACCAGAAGGACGGCTTCGATTGCTCCAGCTGCGCCTGGCCCGACCCGGACGACCACCGCTCGGTGGCCGAGTTCTGCGAAAACGGCGCCAAGGCCACGACTTCGGATGCCCAGTCGGATCCGGTGGGGCCGGAGTTCTTTGCCCGGCACAGCCTGGCGGATTTGTCGCGCATGACGGACCGGGACCTCAACAACGCCGGCCGCCTGACCCACCCGATGGTGCTGCGGCCGGGCGCCACCCACTACACGCCCATTTCCTGGCCCGAGGCTTTTGAATTGGTTGGGCAGGAGCTCAACGCGCTGCCGTCACCGCACGAGGCCATTTTCTACACCTCGGGCAAAGTGCCCAACGAGCCGGCCTATCTGTACCAGCTCTTCGTGCGGCAGTTTGGGACCAACAACCTGCCCGACTGCTCCAACATGTGCCACGAAAGCAGCGGGGCGGCCCTGAGCAACACTACCGGCCTGGGCAAGGGCTCGGTCACGCTCAACGACATCTACGACGCGGCCGTCATTATTATTATTGGGCAGAACCCGGGCACCAACCACCCGCGCATGCTCACGGCCCTGCAAAAGGCCAAACGCAACGGAGCCAAAATCATCAGCATCAACCCCCTGCACGAGGCCGGCCTGCTGCACTTCAAGAACCCCCAGGACTTCATGAACCCGCTCAAGGCCCTGGGCACCCTGCTCGGCGACGGTACGCCCATCACCGACGTGTACTTGCAGGTGCGCATCAACTCCGACCAGCTCGTGGTGCGCGGCCTGATGAAGTGCCTGCTTGAAGCCGAGGAACTAAACCCCGGCCAGGTGCTCGACCACCACTTTATCCGGGACTACACCACCGGCTACGCCGAGCTGGTCGAAAACCTGAACAACACGAGCTGGGCCGATATTGAGGAAGCCAGCGGCCTGACCCGGGCCCAGATTCAGGAAGCGGCCAACGTCATTGGCCGCCACAAGCGCATCATTACCTGCTGGGCCATGGGCCTGACCCAGCAGAAAAACGGCGTGTATACCATCCAGGAAGTCGTGAACCTGCACTTTCTGAAGGGCGCCGTGGGCATTCCGGGCGCGGGGCTGTGCCCGGTGCGGGGCCACTCCAACGTGCAGGGCGACCGGACGATGGGCATCTGGGAGCGGCCCACCGCCACCTTCCTGGATTCGTTGGCCCAGGAGTTCAACTTCGAGCCGCCCCGCGAGTACGGCTTCGACGTGGTGGAAGCCGTGAAGGCCCTGCACGACGGCCGGGTGAAGGTGTTCATGGGCCTGGGCGGCAACCTGCTCGGGGCCTGCTCCGACACCGAATTCGTGGCCGAGGGCATGCGCAAGCTCCGCCTCTCGGTGCACGTGACGCCCAAGCTCAACCGGGGCCACTTGGTGAACGGGGAAATGGCCCTGCTGCTGCCCTGCAAAACCCGCATTGATATCGACATGCAGAAGTCGGGGCAACAGTTTATGACCTGCGAAAACTCGATGGGCGTGGTCAGCATGAGCAAGGGCGTGCTGGAACCCATTTCCGACCAGATGCTGAGCGAGGTGGCCATTGTGAGCGGCATTGCCCTGGCCACCCTGGGCGAGAAAAGCACCGTGGACTGGGTGGGCTGCACCGAAAACTACGACCTGATCCGGGACTACGTGGCCCGCACCATTCCCGGCTTCGAGGACTTTAATACTAAGGTGCGCCACCCCGGCGGCTTCTATCTGCCCAACGGCCCCCGGGAGCGTAACTTCACCACCGACAACGGCAAGGCCAACTTCACCTGCACCCCGCTGGAAAAGCACGTGCTGGAGCCCGGCCAGCTCGTGCTGATGACCATCCGCAGCCACGACCAGTTCAACACCACCGTCTACGACTACAACGACCGGTACCGGGGCATCCACGGCGAGCGGCGCGTCATCTTCCTCCACCCCGAGGACATGGCCGAGCGGGGCATCCGGGAAAAGGGCCTGGTCAACATCACCAGCCACTTCGAGGGGCAGCAGCGCCACGCCGAGAAGTTCATTGCCGTACCCTACGACATTCCGCGGGGCAACTGCGCCGTGTACTTTCCCGAGGGCAACGTGCTGGTGCCCATCGGCTCGGTGGCCTACCGCAGCAACACGCCCACTTCCAAGTTCGTCATCGTGACGGTGGCCCCGGTGGAGCTGCCCGTCGGTACCCAGCTTCCCACGGGGCAGCAGGTGGCGGTGCCGGCTTAA
- a CDS encoding DUF7009 family protein, with protein MKLRFEDHSLRLRLSEEEVQQFAQAGRVAVTVPLGPTAADHLTYALERAENEEFRITHGAGAITVKVPATLAHHWTSTDQNGLTATLMMAQDQPLKILIEKDLDCRH; from the coding sequence ATGAAACTCCGCTTTGAAGACCATTCGCTCCGCCTCCGGCTCTCGGAAGAGGAAGTCCAGCAGTTTGCCCAGGCCGGCCGCGTAGCCGTAACCGTGCCGCTGGGCCCCACCGCCGCCGACCACCTGACCTACGCCCTGGAACGGGCCGAGAATGAAGAGTTCCGCATCACCCACGGCGCGGGGGCCATTACCGTGAAAGTACCCGCCACCCTGGCCCACCACTGGACCAGCACCGACCAGAACGGCCTGACCGCCACGCTGATGATGGCCCAGGATCAGCCCCTGAAAATCCTGATTGAAAAAGACCTAGACTGCCGCCACTAG
- a CDS encoding TonB-dependent receptor, producing the protein MQYIYRLTLCILLLVGSFAGYGQTPEPVVSGSFQSLSLEQFARQLEAQTRYRFFFDTTATGPGRITLQVQKQALSTVLAQALGATELRFAIDAEEHTVFITPRLPVATELPAGYFRAGPAVVVAEEQKPAETAPVRAADAARLYEIGRPGAGSAAGKATLAGHIREARSGEPVPGAAVYVEAPAVGATTDQFGYYALTLPPGRYTLNIRGLGIKNTRRQVQLNASGKLDVEVDEDITNLKEVVIEAEKDKNVAGMQMGLEKLDIRTIRQVPTAFGETDILRVVLTLPGVKSVGEGSTGLSVRGGGTDQNLILFNDATVYNPSHLFGFFSAFNPDILKSVELYKSAIPARFGGRLSSVLDIATRDGNKKKLSGSGGIGALTSRLTLEGPIIKDKSSFLVGARTSYSDWILHLLPNQDLKESAASFYDLSAHLSHELNANNTLYATGYFSQDRFRLAADTSYAYQNRSGSLKWKHLFGNKLYGVLTTTYTQYQYQISSRKNPVNASELTFGIRQLGAQADFSYFPSAKHTVDFGASTLRYRVDAGKLVPSGAESLIRPDELDREQAQETALYVSDKIEITPRLALELGLRYSFYQALGPRAVSQYAPGLPRTTANITDTVRYGAGAAMATYHGPEYRASLKYALSDNSSVKASYNRTRQYISQLSNTTSLSPTDTWKLSDAYVRPQVGDQVALGYYRNFRRNTIETSVEGYYKRMHDFVDYKSGARLLLNHHLETDLINAEGKAYGVEFSIRKSTGKINGWLNYTYSRSLVRANAGTPAEQINGGAYYPSNIDKPHEVTLAGNYRFSRRFSTSLNFNYSTGRPITLPLARYYVDDVPRVLYSDRNAYRVPDYYRVDFAMNIEGGHKAKKLAHSSWTLAIYNLTGRHNPYSVYFKSVNGQIKGYQLSIFGRPIPTVTYNFKF; encoded by the coding sequence ATGCAGTATATCTACCGGCTTACGCTTTGTATTCTTTTGCTTGTTGGTTCCTTCGCCGGTTACGGTCAAACTCCGGAGCCCGTGGTGAGCGGCAGCTTCCAGAGCCTGAGCCTGGAGCAGTTTGCCCGGCAGCTCGAAGCCCAAACCCGCTACCGGTTCTTTTTCGACACCACGGCCACCGGGCCCGGGCGCATCACGCTGCAGGTCCAGAAGCAGGCCTTGAGCACCGTGCTGGCCCAGGCCCTGGGCGCTACCGAGCTGCGCTTTGCCATCGACGCCGAGGAGCACACCGTCTTTATCACGCCCCGCCTGCCCGTAGCTACCGAGCTGCCCGCCGGCTACTTCCGGGCCGGGCCCGCCGTGGTAGTCGCGGAGGAGCAGAAACCAGCGGAAACCGCGCCGGTGCGGGCCGCCGATGCCGCCCGGCTGTACGAAATCGGGCGGCCGGGCGCCGGCAGTGCCGCGGGCAAGGCCACGCTGGCGGGCCATATCCGGGAGGCCCGCTCCGGGGAGCCGGTGCCGGGCGCGGCCGTGTACGTGGAGGCCCCGGCCGTGGGTGCCACCACCGACCAGTTTGGTTACTACGCCCTGACGCTGCCCCCGGGCCGCTACACGCTTAATATCCGCGGCCTGGGCATCAAGAACACCCGGCGGCAGGTGCAGCTGAATGCCAGTGGCAAGCTCGACGTGGAAGTCGACGAGGACATCACCAACCTGAAGGAGGTCGTCATCGAGGCCGAAAAGGACAAGAACGTGGCCGGGATGCAGATGGGCCTGGAAAAGCTCGACATCCGCACCATCCGGCAGGTGCCCACGGCCTTCGGCGAAACCGATATTCTGCGGGTGGTTTTGACCTTGCCGGGCGTGAAGTCGGTGGGGGAGGGCAGCACCGGGCTGAGCGTGCGGGGCGGGGGCACCGACCAGAACCTGATTCTCTTCAACGACGCCACGGTGTACAACCCCAGCCACCTGTTCGGCTTTTTCTCGGCCTTCAACCCCGACATTCTTAAGAGCGTGGAGCTCTACAAAAGCGCCATTCCGGCCCGGTTTGGCGGCCGACTGTCCTCGGTGCTCGACATTGCCACCCGCGACGGGAACAAGAAGAAGCTTTCGGGCTCGGGCGGTATCGGGGCCCTGACCAGCCGGCTCACCTTGGAAGGCCCCATTATCAAGGACAAAAGCTCGTTTCTGGTTGGGGCCCGCACCTCGTACTCCGACTGGATTCTGCACCTGCTGCCCAACCAGGACCTGAAGGAAAGCGCGGCCTCGTTTTACGACCTGAGCGCCCACCTTAGCCACGAGCTCAACGCCAACAACACGCTCTACGCCACTGGCTACTTCAGCCAGGACCGGTTTCGGCTGGCGGCCGACACTTCCTACGCCTACCAGAACCGCAGCGGCAGCCTGAAGTGGAAGCACCTCTTCGGCAACAAGCTCTACGGCGTGCTTACCACCACCTACACCCAGTATCAGTACCAGATCAGCAGCCGGAAAAACCCGGTCAATGCCTCGGAGCTGACTTTCGGCATCCGGCAGCTCGGGGCCCAGGCCGACTTCAGCTACTTCCCCAGCGCCAAGCACACCGTCGACTTTGGGGCCAGCACCTTGCGCTACCGCGTCGATGCGGGCAAGCTGGTGCCGAGCGGGGCGGAGTCACTGATCCGGCCCGACGAGCTGGACCGGGAACAGGCCCAGGAAACGGCCCTGTACGTATCCGATAAAATTGAAATAACGCCGCGCCTGGCTCTGGAGCTGGGGTTGCGCTACTCTTTCTACCAGGCCCTGGGCCCGCGCGCAGTCAGCCAGTACGCGCCCGGCCTGCCCCGCACCACCGCCAACATCACCGACACGGTACGCTACGGCGCGGGAGCAGCCATGGCCACCTACCACGGCCCCGAATACCGCGCCTCGCTGAAATACGCGCTGTCGGACAACTCCTCGGTGAAGGCCAGCTACAACCGCACCCGTCAGTACATCAGTCAGTTGTCGAATACTACGTCGTTGTCGCCGACCGATACCTGGAAGCTGAGCGACGCCTACGTGCGGCCCCAGGTGGGCGACCAGGTGGCACTGGGCTACTACCGCAATTTCCGCCGCAACACCATCGAAACCTCGGTGGAGGGCTACTACAAGCGCATGCACGATTTCGTGGACTACAAAAGCGGAGCCCGGCTGCTGCTCAACCACCACCTGGAAACCGACCTGATCAATGCCGAGGGCAAGGCCTACGGGGTGGAGTTTTCCATTCGCAAATCGACGGGCAAAATCAACGGCTGGCTCAACTATACTTACTCCCGCTCCCTGGTGCGGGCCAACGCGGGCACGCCGGCCGAGCAAATCAACGGCGGGGCGTACTACCCCAGCAACATTGACAAGCCCCACGAGGTGACCCTGGCCGGCAACTACCGCTTCAGCCGCCGCTTCAGCACCTCGCTCAACTTCAACTACAGCACCGGCCGGCCCATTACCCTGCCCCTGGCCCGCTACTACGTCGACGACGTGCCGCGGGTGCTCTACTCCGACCGCAACGCCTACCGCGTGCCCGACTACTACCGCGTCGACTTTGCCATGAACATTGAGGGCGGGCACAAGGCCAAAAAGCTGGCTCACAGCTCCTGGACGCTGGCCATCTACAACCTGACCGGCCGCCACAACCCGTACTCGGTCTACTTCAAATCCGTCAACGGCCAGATCAAGGGCTACCAGCTCTCCATTTTTGGGCGGCCCATTCCCACGGTGACCTACAACTTCAAATTCTAG
- a CDS encoding DUF4249 domain-containing protein, translating into MSLPRLYPLLLGLWLALALPGCVDPFEPEVIRSAPNYLVVSGFININGVTSIRLSRTQNVANSGAPAAEPRATVAIQDEAGTSYPLSEQVPGTYTSAALSLSPARRYQLRLRTAGGREYASALVTPKVAPPIDELPWAVEDRGVRVYVNAHDATNSTRYYRWTYTETWEFHSAYRSGLEYVNGRMQPRAEDIYQCWGTAGSTSIAINSTARLNQDVVARYPLILLPANSVKLRFKYSVQVRQYAQTAEEYAYWEQLKSNTESVGGLFDPVPSQLTGNVQSLTDATEPVVGYVGAGTVTEKRIFIASNELPLTQQYETGYNCAPPDTVPLARVPTVFSTSVVLPLYTVYAPMSNTIVGYSSASAECADCRRRGTNRRPDFWQ; encoded by the coding sequence ATGTCTTTACCGCGTCTGTACCCGTTGCTGCTCGGCCTGTGGCTGGCTCTGGCCCTGCCCGGCTGCGTCGACCCCTTCGAGCCCGAGGTTATTCGCTCGGCGCCCAACTATCTGGTGGTAAGCGGCTTTATTAACATCAACGGGGTGACCAGCATCCGGTTGTCGCGCACCCAGAACGTGGCCAATTCGGGCGCGCCGGCCGCCGAGCCCCGGGCCACGGTTGCTATTCAGGATGAAGCCGGCACCTCGTACCCGCTGAGTGAGCAGGTGCCGGGCACCTACACCTCGGCGGCGCTGAGTCTGAGCCCGGCCCGCCGCTACCAGCTGCGGCTGCGCACGGCCGGGGGCCGCGAATACGCCTCGGCCCTGGTGACGCCGAAAGTCGCGCCACCCATCGACGAGTTGCCCTGGGCGGTGGAAGACCGGGGCGTGCGGGTGTACGTCAACGCCCACGACGCCACCAACAGCACGCGCTACTACCGCTGGACCTACACCGAAACCTGGGAATTCCACTCCGCCTACCGCTCGGGCCTGGAATACGTGAATGGCCGGATGCAGCCCCGCGCCGAGGATATTTACCAGTGCTGGGGCACGGCCGGCTCCACCAGCATTGCCATCAACTCCACGGCCCGGCTCAACCAGGACGTGGTGGCCCGCTACCCGCTAATTCTGCTGCCGGCCAACTCGGTGAAGCTGCGCTTCAAGTACAGCGTGCAAGTGCGCCAGTACGCCCAGACGGCCGAAGAATACGCCTATTGGGAACAGCTCAAATCCAACACCGAAAGCGTGGGCGGCCTCTTTGACCCCGTGCCCAGCCAGCTGACCGGCAACGTGCAGAGCCTGACCGATGCCACTGAGCCGGTGGTGGGCTACGTGGGCGCCGGCACCGTAACGGAGAAGCGCATTTTCATTGCCAGCAATGAGCTGCCGCTGACGCAGCAGTACGAAACCGGCTACAACTGCGCCCCGCCCGATACCGTGCCGCTGGCCCGGGTGCCCACCGTCTTCAGCACGTCGGTCGTGCTGCCGCTCTACACCGTGTACGCACCCATGTCCAACACCATTGTGGGCTACTCCAGCGCCTCTGCCGAGTGCGCCGACTGCCGCCGCCGGGGCACCAACCGCCGGCCCGACTTCTGGCAATAA
- the fdhD gene encoding formate dehydrogenase accessory sulfurtransferase FdhD, with protein MPTPPVFLPPTSYDYLTVHKVSGAELREASDVVAAEEPLEIRLGYGPAGQREHRTLAITMRTPGHDMELAAGFLLTEGILQSREQLAGIRYCPDVTKEEERENVVRAELAESVEVALPRLERHFYTSSSCGVCGKTSIDAVHAAACPVLPTDGPYVAPEVIHELPARQRAAQALFEQTGGLHAAALFSPAGELLLLREDVGRHNALDKVIGAALLQGWLPLHDSILLVSGRASFELVQKAAVAGIPVLAAVGAPSSLAVQAARDFGMTLCGFVRQGRYNVYCGPWRLQPPA; from the coding sequence ATGCCTACGCCGCCCGTTTTCCTGCCCCCGACCAGCTACGATTACCTCACGGTGCACAAAGTATCCGGGGCGGAGCTGCGGGAGGCGTCCGACGTGGTAGCGGCCGAGGAGCCCCTGGAAATTCGCCTGGGCTACGGGCCCGCCGGGCAGCGGGAGCACCGCACCCTGGCCATTACCATGCGCACCCCCGGCCACGATATGGAGCTGGCCGCCGGCTTTCTGCTCACCGAAGGCATTTTGCAGAGCCGGGAGCAGCTGGCCGGTATCCGCTACTGCCCCGACGTGACCAAGGAAGAAGAGCGGGAAAACGTGGTGCGGGCCGAGCTGGCTGAAAGCGTGGAAGTGGCGCTGCCGCGGCTGGAGCGGCACTTTTACACCTCTTCCAGCTGCGGGGTGTGCGGCAAAACCAGCATCGACGCGGTGCACGCCGCGGCCTGCCCGGTGCTGCCCACCGACGGGCCCTACGTAGCCCCCGAGGTAATTCACGAGCTGCCGGCCCGGCAGCGGGCGGCCCAGGCCCTGTTTGAGCAAACCGGCGGCCTGCACGCGGCGGCCCTGTTTTCGCCGGCCGGCGAGCTGCTTTTGCTGCGCGAAGATGTGGGCCGGCACAACGCCCTCGATAAGGTTATCGGGGCGGCGCTGCTGCAAGGCTGGCTGCCCCTGCACGACTCCATTCTGCTGGTCAGCGGGCGGGCTTCGTTTGAGCTGGTGCAGAAGGCGGCCGTGGCCGGCATTCCGGTGCTGGCCGCCGTGGGCGCGCCCAGCTCCCTGGCCGTGCAGGCCGCCCGCGACTTCGGCATGACGCTCTGCGGCTTCGTGCGCCAGGGCCGCTACAACGTGTACTGCGGCCCGTGGCGCCTGCAGCCGCCGGCCTAG
- the moeB gene encoding HesA/MoeB/ThiF family protein, whose product MLTPDERHRYQRHLQLPEIGEAGQEKLKAARVLVVGAGGLGCPILQYLAAAGVGTLGIADGDQVEMSNLQRQVLFGPADLGQPKAEAAARAVQRINPLVNCEVLPRRVDVASVRELVAQYDVVVDGSDNFPTRYLLNDACVSLGKPLVSGAIYKFEGQVSVFNYQGGPTYRCLFPQPPSAAEAPNCSVIGVLGVLPGLVGCAQATETLKVILSLGEILTGRLWLFDALSFQTRTLRFARQPERAAINLDTADAADYAELCQAPVTTITPAELQQQLDSEVPPFLLDVREIVEYQAGHLPSAALIPLGSLAQRVEELPRHFPIVVYCRSGRRSALAIQQLQQEFGFDNLLNLSGGFEGWQEAAAEKENSSPSF is encoded by the coding sequence GTGCTTACTCCCGACGAACGTCACCGCTACCAACGCCACTTGCAGCTGCCCGAAATCGGGGAGGCGGGGCAGGAAAAGCTCAAGGCCGCCCGGGTGCTGGTGGTGGGCGCCGGCGGCCTGGGCTGCCCCATTCTGCAGTACCTGGCCGCCGCCGGCGTGGGCACCCTGGGCATTGCCGACGGCGACCAGGTGGAAATGAGCAACCTCCAGCGCCAGGTGCTCTTCGGCCCCGCCGACCTGGGCCAGCCCAAGGCCGAAGCCGCGGCCCGGGCCGTGCAGCGCATCAACCCGCTGGTAAACTGCGAGGTGCTGCCCCGCCGCGTCGACGTGGCCTCGGTGCGGGAGCTGGTAGCCCAGTACGACGTGGTGGTGGATGGCTCCGACAATTTCCCGACCCGCTACCTGCTCAACGACGCCTGCGTGAGCCTGGGCAAGCCCCTGGTGTCGGGGGCCATCTACAAGTTTGAGGGGCAGGTGTCGGTGTTCAACTACCAGGGCGGGCCCACCTACCGCTGTCTGTTTCCGCAGCCGCCCTCGGCCGCCGAGGCGCCCAACTGTTCGGTTATCGGGGTGCTGGGCGTGCTGCCCGGGCTGGTGGGCTGCGCCCAGGCCACCGAAACCCTCAAGGTCATTCTCAGCCTGGGCGAAATCCTGACCGGCCGGCTCTGGCTCTTCGATGCCTTGTCGTTCCAAACCCGCACCCTGCGCTTTGCCCGCCAGCCCGAGCGGGCCGCCATCAACCTCGACACCGCCGACGCGGCCGACTACGCCGAGCTCTGCCAGGCACCAGTCACGACCATTACGCCCGCCGAGCTCCAGCAGCAGCTCGATTCGGAAGTGCCCCCGTTTCTGCTCGACGTGCGCGAAATCGTCGAGTACCAGGCCGGCCACCTGCCCAGCGCCGCCCTGATTCCGCTCGGCAGCCTGGCCCAGCGCGTGGAAGAGCTGCCCCGGCACTTTCCCATCGTGGTGTACTGCCGCAGCGGCCGGCGCAGCGCCCTGGCCATTCAGCAGCTGCAGCAGGAGTTCGGCTTCGATAATC